The Streptomyces pactum genome contains a region encoding:
- a CDS encoding CARDB domain-containing protein, with translation MRWRSLGRRSLTGAVVAGLLTVGLLPLPFAAGARAATAAADVNLALGRPATAGGSHGAYPAGNTTDGTQASYWEGPAGAFPQWVQVDLGEARNIERVVLKLPAGWESRSQTLSLQGSADGSAFHSLAGSAARAFSPDRANTVAVDLASPSDARYVRVHVTGNTGWNAAQLSELEVYGEDVVTEPPPTGTNLARNKPVEATSSVHSYVAANATDDSASTYWEAAGHPADLTVKLGADADVGAVVVKLDPDPVWAARTQSIQVLGRARGQSDFTSLRARADYSFSPGKDNTVTIPVTGRVSDVRLRFFSNTGAPGGQVAEFQVVGTAAPAPDLTVTGLDWSPADPSERDEVTVNATVRNAGTARSAATTAEVTVEGTAAGSAEVPALDPGESAEVAVSTGTHAAGSYAVAAVADPRDTVAELDDTNNSRTAPGRLVVDRAPGPDLEVRSLTTNPAAPAVGARVSFTVAVHNRGTSAVGPGSVTRVQAGSTTLNGTTGQVAPGATVNVPVSGTWTATGGGVTLSATADATDIVTETNENNNVLARSLVVGRGAAVPYTEYEAEDGRHNGTLLTTDAKRTFGHTNFGTESSGRKSVRLDSTGEYVEFTSTTPTNSVVVRNSVPDAPGGGGAETTISLYADGEFVQKLTLSSKHSWLYGNTDDPEGLTNRPGGDARRLFDESHALLSKTFPQGTEFRLQRDADDSAAFHVIDLIDLEQVAPPKSKPDNCTSITEYGAVPGDGLDDTDAIQRAVTADQEGRISCVWIPAGQWRQEQKILTDDPLNRGQFNQVGIRDVTIRGAGMWHSRLHTLTPPHEAGGINHPHEGNFGFDIDHNTQISDIAIFGSGTIRGGDGNHEGGVGLNGRFGKDTKITNVWIEHANVGVWAGRDYSNIPELWGPGDGLEFTGMRIRNTYADGINFANGTRNSTVYNSSFRNTGDDSLAVWASKYVKDTSVDVGHDNHFRNNTIQLPWRANGIAVYGGYGNTIENNVISDTMNYPGIMLATDHDPLPFSGQTLIAGNALHRTGGAFWGEAQEFGAITLFAQGQDIPGVTIRDTEILDSTYDGIQFKTGGGAMPDVRITGVRIDKSNNGSGILAMSGARGSATLTDVTITDSAEEDVRIEPGSQFRIDR, from the coding sequence ATGAGATGGAGATCCCTCGGCCGACGGTCGCTGACGGGCGCCGTCGTGGCCGGGCTGCTGACGGTCGGGCTGCTCCCGCTGCCCTTCGCGGCCGGCGCGCGGGCCGCGACGGCCGCCGCCGACGTCAACCTCGCCCTCGGTCGTCCGGCCACGGCGGGCGGCTCGCACGGCGCCTACCCGGCCGGCAACACCACCGACGGCACCCAGGCGTCCTACTGGGAGGGCCCGGCCGGCGCCTTCCCCCAGTGGGTCCAGGTCGACCTCGGCGAGGCCCGGAACATCGAACGGGTGGTCCTCAAACTGCCCGCCGGCTGGGAGAGCCGCAGCCAGACCTTGTCCCTGCAGGGCAGCGCCGACGGCTCCGCCTTCCACTCCCTCGCCGGATCGGCCGCACGGGCGTTCAGCCCCGACCGGGCCAACACCGTCGCCGTCGACCTCGCCTCCCCCTCCGACGCGCGGTACGTCCGCGTCCACGTCACCGGCAACACCGGCTGGAACGCCGCACAGCTCTCCGAGCTGGAGGTGTACGGCGAGGACGTGGTCACCGAGCCGCCTCCCACCGGCACCAACCTGGCCCGCAACAAGCCGGTCGAGGCCACCTCGTCGGTGCACTCCTACGTCGCGGCCAATGCCACCGACGACTCCGCCTCGACCTACTGGGAGGCCGCGGGCCACCCCGCCGACCTCACCGTGAAGCTCGGCGCCGACGCGGACGTCGGCGCCGTGGTCGTCAAGCTCGACCCGGACCCCGTCTGGGCCGCCCGGACCCAGAGCATCCAGGTCCTCGGCCGTGCCCGGGGCCAGAGCGACTTCACCTCGCTGCGCGCCCGCGCCGACTACTCCTTCAGCCCGGGCAAGGACAACACCGTGACCATCCCGGTCACCGGCCGCGTGTCCGACGTACGGCTCAGGTTCTTCTCCAACACCGGCGCGCCCGGCGGCCAGGTCGCCGAGTTCCAGGTCGTCGGCACCGCCGCGCCCGCTCCCGACCTGACCGTCACCGGGCTCGACTGGTCACCCGCCGACCCCTCCGAGCGGGACGAGGTCACCGTGAACGCCACGGTCCGCAACGCCGGCACCGCGCGCTCGGCGGCGACGACCGCCGAGGTCACCGTGGAGGGAACGGCCGCGGGCAGCGCGGAGGTTCCCGCGCTCGACCCCGGCGAGTCGGCCGAGGTCGCCGTCTCCACCGGCACCCACGCGGCCGGCAGCTACGCGGTCGCCGCGGTCGCCGACCCGCGCGACACGGTCGCCGAACTGGACGACACCAACAACAGCCGCACCGCCCCCGGCCGGCTGGTCGTCGACCGGGCCCCCGGACCCGACCTCGAGGTGCGCTCCCTCACCACCAACCCGGCCGCCCCGGCCGTGGGCGCCCGCGTCTCCTTCACGGTCGCCGTGCACAACCGCGGCACGAGCGCCGTCGGACCCGGCTCGGTGACCCGGGTCCAGGCCGGCTCCACCACCCTGAACGGCACCACCGGCCAGGTGGCGCCCGGCGCCACCGTGAACGTGCCCGTCAGCGGCACCTGGACGGCCACCGGCGGCGGCGTCACGCTCTCGGCCACCGCCGACGCCACCGACATCGTCACCGAGACCAACGAGAACAACAACGTGCTCGCCAGATCCCTCGTCGTCGGACGCGGCGCCGCCGTGCCGTACACGGAGTACGAGGCGGAGGACGGCCGTCACAACGGCACCCTGCTCACCACCGACGCCAAGCGCACCTTCGGCCACACCAACTTCGGCACCGAGTCCTCCGGTCGCAAGTCCGTCCGGCTCGACTCCACCGGCGAGTACGTCGAGTTCACCTCCACCACACCCACCAACTCCGTCGTGGTGCGCAACTCCGTCCCCGACGCGCCCGGCGGCGGGGGAGCGGAGACCACGATCAGCCTCTACGCCGACGGGGAGTTCGTACAGAAGCTGACCCTGTCGTCCAAGCACAGTTGGCTGTACGGCAACACCGACGACCCCGAGGGCCTCACCAACCGGCCCGGCGGTGACGCGCGGCGGCTGTTCGACGAGTCCCACGCGCTGCTGTCGAAGACCTTCCCGCAGGGCACCGAGTTCCGCCTCCAGCGCGACGCGGACGACTCGGCCGCCTTCCACGTCATCGACCTGATCGACCTGGAGCAGGTCGCGCCGCCGAAGAGCAAGCCGGACAACTGCACGTCCATCACCGAGTACGGGGCCGTCCCCGGCGACGGACTCGACGACACCGACGCCATCCAGCGCGCCGTCACCGCCGACCAGGAGGGCCGGATCTCCTGCGTGTGGATCCCGGCCGGGCAGTGGCGCCAGGAGCAGAAGATCCTCACCGACGACCCGCTCAATCGCGGCCAGTTCAACCAGGTCGGCATCCGCGACGTCACCATCCGCGGCGCCGGGATGTGGCACTCCCGGCTCCACACCCTGACCCCGCCGCACGAGGCCGGCGGCATCAACCACCCGCACGAGGGCAACTTCGGCTTCGACATCGACCACAACACCCAGATCTCCGACATCGCCATCTTCGGCTCCGGCACCATCCGCGGCGGCGACGGCAACCACGAGGGGGGCGTCGGTCTCAACGGCCGCTTCGGCAAGGACACCAAGATCACCAACGTGTGGATCGAGCACGCCAACGTCGGCGTCTGGGCCGGCCGCGACTACTCGAACATCCCGGAGCTGTGGGGCCCCGGCGACGGCCTGGAGTTCACCGGCATGCGGATCCGCAACACGTACGCCGACGGCATCAACTTCGCCAACGGCACTCGCAACTCCACGGTCTACAACTCGTCCTTCCGCAACACCGGCGACGACTCGCTCGCGGTGTGGGCCAGCAAGTACGTCAAGGACACCTCCGTGGACGTCGGCCACGACAACCACTTCCGCAACAACACCATCCAGCTCCCTTGGCGGGCCAACGGCATCGCGGTCTACGGCGGCTACGGCAACACCATCGAGAACAACGTCATCTCCGACACGATGAACTACCCCGGCATCATGCTCGCCACCGACCACGACCCGCTGCCCTTCTCCGGGCAGACCCTGATCGCGGGCAACGCCCTGCACCGGACCGGGGGCGCGTTCTGGGGCGAGGCGCAGGAGTTCGGCGCCATCACCCTCTTCGCGCAGGGCCAGGACATCCCGGGCGTGACCATCCGGGACACCGAGATCCTCGACTCGACCTACGACGGCATCCAGTTCAAGACGGGAGGCGGTGCGATGCCGGACGTGCGGATCACCGGCGTCCGCATCGACAAGTCGAACAACGGCTCGGGCATCCTCGCGATGAGCGGCGCCCGCGGCAGCGCCACCCTGACCGACGTCACGATCACCGACTCGGCCGAAGAGGACGTACGGATCGAGCCGGGATCCCAGTTCAGGATCGACCGGTGA
- a CDS encoding SseB family protein, translated as METPANDNTVSPAQRALDVLAENTEDTAALDTLASSDVLVPVPDDANAQDAADPGMLALPVLEQQGGRQVVPVFTSELEMADLLPYVSRYRMVPLGALAAQWPADDLSLSIDAGSEHRLTLTSDGVRTLLARP; from the coding sequence ATGGAAACACCCGCGAACGACAACACCGTCTCGCCCGCCCAGCGGGCGCTGGACGTACTCGCCGAGAACACCGAGGACACGGCGGCGCTCGACACGCTCGCGAGCAGCGACGTCCTCGTCCCGGTGCCCGACGACGCGAACGCCCAGGACGCCGCCGACCCCGGGATGCTGGCACTGCCGGTACTGGAACAGCAGGGCGGCCGCCAGGTGGTGCCCGTGTTCACCTCGGAGCTGGAGATGGCCGACCTGCTGCCGTACGTCTCCCGCTACCGCATGGTGCCGCTGGGCGCCCTCGCAGCGCAGTGGCCCGCCGACGACCTGTCCCTGTCCATCGACGCGGGCTCGGAGCACCGCCTCACGCTCACGTCGGACGGCGTGCGCACCCTGCTGGCCCGCCCCTGA
- a CDS encoding glyceraldehyde-3-phosphate dehydrogenase: MTANDDSFTNWKNREEIAESMIPMIGKLHREQDVTILLHSRSLVNKSVVSILKTHRFARQIAGAELSVTETMPFLRALTTLDLGPSQIDIGMLAATYKSDDRGLTVEEFTADAVAGATGANKIDRREGRDVVLYGFGRIGRLVARLLIEKAGSGNGLRLRAIVVRGGGEQDLVKRASLLRRDSVHGQFQGTITVDEDNSTILANGNAIKVIYADDPTQVDYTAYGIKNAILIDNTGKWRDREGLSKHLRPGIDKVVLTAPGKGDVPNIVHGVNHHTIKPDERILSCASCTTNAIVPPLKAMADEYGVLRGHVETVHSFTNDQNLLDNYHKSDRRGRSAPLNMVITETGAASAVAKALPDLKAKITGSSIRVPVPDVSIAILNLQLAREAGREEVLDHLRDVSLTSPLKRQIDFISAPDAVSSDFIGSRHASIVDAGALKVEGDNAILYLWYDNEFGYSCQVVRVVQHVSGVEYPTYPAPAV, encoded by the coding sequence GTGACTGCCAACGACGACTCGTTCACCAACTGGAAGAACCGCGAAGAGATCGCGGAATCGATGATCCCGATGATCGGGAAGCTGCACCGGGAGCAGGACGTCACGATCCTGCTGCACAGCCGTTCCCTGGTGAACAAGTCTGTGGTCAGCATCCTCAAGACCCACCGTTTCGCCCGCCAGATCGCCGGTGCGGAGCTGTCGGTCACCGAGACGATGCCCTTCCTGCGGGCCCTCACCACGCTCGACCTCGGCCCCTCGCAGATCGACATCGGCATGCTCGCCGCGACCTACAAGAGCGACGACCGCGGGCTCACGGTCGAGGAGTTCACCGCCGACGCCGTCGCCGGGGCCACGGGCGCCAACAAGATCGACCGGCGCGAGGGGCGCGACGTCGTCCTGTACGGCTTCGGCCGCATCGGCCGGCTCGTCGCCCGCCTGCTCATCGAGAAGGCCGGCTCGGGCAACGGCCTCAGGCTGCGCGCCATCGTGGTCCGGGGCGGCGGCGAACAGGATCTCGTCAAGCGCGCCTCACTGCTGCGCCGGGACTCCGTGCACGGCCAGTTCCAGGGCACGATCACCGTCGACGAGGACAACAGCACGATCCTCGCCAACGGCAACGCGATCAAGGTGATCTACGCCGACGACCCGACGCAGGTCGACTACACGGCGTACGGCATCAAGAACGCCATCCTCATCGACAACACCGGCAAGTGGCGTGACCGCGAGGGCCTGTCCAAGCACCTGCGTCCCGGCATCGACAAGGTCGTCCTGACCGCGCCGGGCAAGGGCGACGTCCCCAACATCGTCCACGGCGTCAACCACCACACCATCAAGCCGGACGAGCGAATCCTGTCCTGCGCGTCCTGCACCACCAACGCGATCGTCCCGCCGCTGAAGGCGATGGCCGACGAGTACGGCGTGCTGCGCGGCCACGTGGAGACCGTCCACTCGTTCACCAACGACCAGAACCTGCTGGACAACTACCACAAGTCGGACCGCCGCGGCCGCAGCGCACCGCTGAACATGGTCATCACCGAGACGGGTGCCGCCTCCGCCGTCGCCAAGGCCCTCCCGGACCTCAAGGCGAAGATCACCGGCAGCTCGATCCGCGTCCCCGTGCCGGACGTGTCGATCGCGATCCTCAACCTCCAGTTGGCCCGCGAGGCCGGCCGCGAGGAGGTCCTCGACCACCTGCGCGACGTGTCGCTGACCTCGCCGCTCAAGCGCCAGATCGACTTCATCAGCGCCCCCGACGCGGTCTCCAGCGACTTCATCGGCTCGCGCCACGCCTCGATCGTCGACGCCGGTGCGCTGAAGGTCGAGGGCGACAACGCGATCCTCTACCTCTGGTACGACAACGAGTTCGGCTACTCCTGCCAGGTGGTGCGGGTCGTGCAGCACGTCTCCGGGGTGGAGTACCCGACGTACCCGGCCCCGGCGGTCTGA
- a CDS encoding DUF6215 domain-containing protein produces MADDSARPERGMGAAAQAITAVVLVGALAGGMWTLARADAQGSAAREPATCSDTGDAPPSKRLSGAQLCTALNRPDLPALLGTPEEPARNAYGNDSSTELAGGRQIPTPGATVRFETYTVELTASYDDLPVAGTADLLGEVAEVKQVLGRAAVLYSNQTIAITFGGDGAGAGPGGTARSLVVAGDAKDSGGSYELSVWREDGMPPDDALVLRVAERVLPAVPGWTAGRLTGRS; encoded by the coding sequence ATGGCGGACGATTCCGCGAGACCCGAGAGGGGCATGGGCGCGGCAGCCCAGGCGATCACCGCGGTGGTCCTGGTCGGCGCGCTGGCAGGCGGTATGTGGACCCTGGCGCGGGCCGACGCGCAGGGCTCCGCGGCACGCGAGCCGGCCACCTGCTCGGACACGGGCGACGCCCCGCCGTCGAAGCGCTTGTCGGGGGCTCAGTTGTGCACGGCGCTGAACCGACCGGACCTGCCGGCGCTCCTGGGAACGCCCGAGGAGCCGGCGCGGAACGCCTACGGCAACGACAGCTCGACCGAACTGGCCGGCGGCAGGCAGATCCCGACGCCCGGGGCGACCGTGAGGTTCGAGACCTACACGGTGGAGCTCACGGCGTCCTACGACGATCTCCCGGTCGCCGGGACGGCCGACCTCCTGGGCGAGGTGGCGGAGGTGAAGCAGGTGCTGGGACGCGCGGCGGTGCTCTACTCGAACCAGACCATCGCCATCACTTTCGGCGGTGACGGTGCGGGCGCCGGCCCCGGCGGCACAGCCCGCAGCCTGGTGGTCGCCGGGGACGCGAAGGACAGCGGCGGCTCCTACGAGCTCTCGGTCTGGCGCGAGGACGGGATGCCGCCCGACGACGCGCTGGTCCTCCGCGTCGCCGAGCGGGTGCTGCCGGCGGTCCCGGGCTGGACCGCCGGCCGGCTCACCGGTCGATCCTGA
- the argG gene encoding argininosuccinate synthase yields MSKVLTSLPTGERVGIAFSGGLDTSVAVAWMRDKGAVPCTYTADIGQYDEPDIASVPDRAKAYGAEIARLVDCRAALVEEGLAALTCGAFHIRSGGRAYFNTTPLGRAVTGTLLVRAMLEDDVQIWGDGSTFKGNDIERFYRYGLLANPQLRIYKPWLDADFVTELGGRKEMSEWLLAHDLPYRDSTEKAYSTDANIWGATHEAKTLEHLDTGVETVEPIMGVRFWDPSVEIAAEDVTIGFDQGRPVTVNGKEFASPVDLVMEANAVGGRHGMGMSDQIENRIIEAKSRGIYEAPGMALLHAAYERLVNAIHNEDTLAQYHTEGRRLGRLMYEGRWLDPQSLMIRESLQRWVGSAVTGEVTLRLRRGEDYSILDTTGPAFSYHPDKLSMERTEDSAFGPVDRIGQLTMRNLDIADSRAKLEQYAGLGLIGTANPAIGAAQAASTGLIGAMPEGGAQAIASRGEVSGDDELLDRAAMEFGTD; encoded by the coding sequence ATGTCCAAGGTCCTCACCTCCCTTCCCACCGGCGAGCGCGTCGGTATCGCCTTCTCGGGCGGCCTCGACACCTCGGTCGCGGTCGCGTGGATGCGTGACAAGGGCGCCGTCCCCTGCACGTACACCGCCGACATCGGCCAGTACGACGAGCCCGACATCGCCTCGGTGCCCGACCGCGCGAAGGCCTACGGCGCCGAGATCGCGCGCCTGGTCGACTGCCGTGCGGCGCTGGTCGAGGAGGGCCTGGCCGCACTCACCTGCGGGGCGTTCCACATCCGCTCGGGCGGGCGTGCCTACTTCAACACCACGCCGCTGGGCCGTGCCGTCACGGGCACGCTCCTCGTCCGGGCGATGCTCGAGGACGACGTCCAGATCTGGGGCGACGGCTCCACGTTCAAGGGCAACGACATCGAGCGGTTCTACCGGTACGGCCTGCTCGCCAACCCGCAGCTCAGGATCTACAAGCCGTGGCTGGACGCGGATTTCGTCACCGAGCTCGGCGGCCGCAAGGAGATGTCGGAGTGGCTCCTCGCCCACGACCTCCCCTACCGGGACTCGACGGAGAAGGCGTACTCCACCGACGCCAACATCTGGGGCGCCACCCACGAGGCCAAGACGCTGGAGCACCTCGACACCGGCGTGGAGACCGTGGAGCCGATCATGGGCGTGCGGTTCTGGGACCCGTCGGTCGAGATCGCCGCCGAGGACGTCACGATCGGCTTCGACCAGGGCCGCCCGGTGACGGTCAACGGCAAGGAGTTCGCCTCCCCCGTCGACCTGGTGATGGAGGCCAACGCCGTCGGCGGCCGGCACGGCATGGGCATGTCCGACCAGATCGAGAACCGGATCATCGAGGCCAAGAGCCGCGGCATCTACGAGGCGCCCGGCATGGCCCTGCTCCACGCGGCCTACGAGCGCCTCGTCAACGCGATCCACAACGAGGACACCCTCGCCCAGTACCACACCGAGGGACGCCGCCTGGGCCGGCTGATGTACGAGGGCCGCTGGCTGGACCCGCAGTCGCTGATGATCCGGGAGTCGCTGCAGCGCTGGGTCGGCTCGGCGGTCACCGGCGAGGTCACCCTGCGGCTGCGGCGCGGCGAGGACTACTCGATCCTCGACACCACGGGCCCGGCGTTCAGCTACCACCCGGACAAGCTGTCGATGGAGCGCACCGAGGACTCCGCGTTCGGCCCGGTGGACCGCATCGGCCAGCTCACGATGCGCAACCTCGACATCGCCGACTCGCGCGCCAAGCTGGAGCAGTACGCCGGGCTCGGCCTGATCGGCACCGCCAACCCCGCCATCGGCGCCGCCCAGGCCGCCTCGACCGGGCTGATCGGCGCCATGCCGGAGGGTGGTGCGCAGGCCATCGCCTCTCGCGGCGAGGTCTCCGGCGACGACGAGCTGCTGGACCGCGCCGCCATGGAGTTCGGCACGGACTGA
- a CDS encoding PI-PLC domain-containing protein has product MDGLVRRSPWVEVLVWCVAVLSLTVLASAAVVRSTVLDPKFYGQVLEDERAYQRFYDEVLVDPGSTPLARELLDRLPVPQSTITSNLKVVIPPETLRAMGDRQITEMIHYLEGDRDRLRITVDLEPVVANVERLSRAYFGDAVAALQQRSEPDFQAFVQRLSELTAQVVAGEAPLEGLPSLPLSHAQAVAATDALMRLVPRAARADVRPTVQTALDRGDVVPALAAIAPVALTDQVRAAAAELLREANQGTWVITVELDPSQEALAPVDRARGVTRLFQEVVEPAAAVLCAAALTLLWFSTPSPAKRRLMPLGWVPAAAASLLALTVLLLRLTLGDALFGTPSSWPPAASELLGDVQATALDRLLTTATVVAVILLAAGALLITVGWVWQTRPGVPVLTDPRHGPALTLAVTACALVGTMLAPVAITGSSPRICQGSAELCDARYDEIAQLASHNAMATTADRFIGPLQDPDIVGQLNAGVRVLLLDTHRWERPEEVADRLSTSDFSPALRRRLTGLLERVNPPHPGLWLCHSVCGAGALELVPALRQIGDWLRANPTEVVTLILQDGIGSVASQSAFLEAGLTDLLYEPDPDPGRPWPKLKDMIDDGRRLVVFAEKADGPAPWYRNLYRYGMETPFAFRSPDEMSCLPNRGGTDKRLFLLNHFVTAGGGLRLDAGLVNSRQRVLERAHTCERQRGSPVNFIAVDYATIGDALGAVRELNAERLEDDSRFPAGRSPDRLRDARGTRTSDGG; this is encoded by the coding sequence ATGGACGGACTGGTTCGGCGCTCGCCCTGGGTCGAGGTGCTGGTCTGGTGCGTCGCGGTGCTGAGCCTGACCGTTCTGGCCTCGGCCGCCGTCGTGCGCAGCACCGTGCTCGATCCGAAGTTCTACGGGCAGGTACTGGAGGACGAGCGGGCCTACCAGCGGTTCTACGACGAGGTGCTGGTCGACCCGGGCAGTACGCCACTGGCCCGCGAACTGCTGGACCGGCTGCCCGTTCCGCAGTCCACCATCACCTCCAACCTCAAGGTCGTGATCCCTCCGGAGACGCTGCGGGCCATGGGGGACCGGCAGATCACCGAGATGATCCACTATCTGGAGGGCGACCGCGACCGGCTGCGGATCACGGTCGACCTCGAGCCCGTCGTCGCCAACGTCGAACGGCTCAGCCGGGCCTACTTCGGTGATGCCGTCGCCGCCCTGCAGCAGCGGTCCGAACCCGACTTCCAGGCCTTCGTGCAACGCCTGTCCGAACTGACGGCGCAGGTGGTGGCCGGCGAGGCGCCGCTGGAGGGCCTGCCGTCCCTGCCGCTCAGCCACGCCCAGGCGGTCGCGGCCACGGACGCGCTGATGCGGCTGGTGCCCCGGGCCGCACGCGCCGACGTCAGACCAACCGTGCAGACGGCACTGGACCGCGGGGACGTGGTCCCGGCCCTGGCCGCGATCGCACCGGTCGCACTGACGGACCAGGTCCGGGCAGCCGCCGCGGAGCTGCTGCGGGAGGCGAACCAGGGCACCTGGGTCATCACCGTCGAACTCGACCCCTCGCAGGAGGCGCTGGCCCCGGTGGACCGCGCACGTGGCGTCACCCGGCTCTTCCAGGAGGTGGTGGAACCGGCTGCCGCGGTGCTCTGCGCCGCCGCGCTCACCCTGCTGTGGTTCTCCACGCCCTCGCCCGCCAAGCGCCGGCTGATGCCCCTCGGCTGGGTACCGGCCGCCGCCGCCTCGCTGCTGGCCCTGACGGTGCTCCTCCTGCGTCTCACCCTGGGGGACGCGCTGTTCGGCACCCCGTCCTCGTGGCCCCCGGCGGCGTCGGAGCTCCTCGGCGACGTCCAGGCCACCGCCCTCGACCGGCTCCTGACCACGGCCACCGTCGTCGCGGTGATCCTGCTCGCCGCCGGCGCCCTGCTGATCACCGTCGGATGGGTCTGGCAGACCAGGCCAGGCGTGCCGGTCCTGACCGATCCGCGTCACGGTCCGGCCCTGACCCTCGCCGTCACGGCGTGCGCGCTCGTCGGCACGATGCTCGCGCCGGTGGCGATCACCGGCTCCTCACCGCGCATCTGCCAGGGCAGCGCCGAGTTGTGCGACGCCCGCTACGACGAGATCGCCCAGCTCGCGTCGCACAACGCGATGGCCACGACGGCGGACCGGTTCATCGGCCCCCTGCAGGACCCGGACATCGTCGGCCAGCTCAACGCCGGGGTGCGCGTCCTACTCCTCGACACCCACCGCTGGGAACGGCCCGAGGAGGTCGCGGACCGGCTGAGCACCTCGGACTTCTCCCCGGCCCTGCGCCGCCGGCTCACCGGGCTCCTGGAGCGGGTGAACCCGCCTCACCCCGGCCTGTGGCTGTGCCACTCGGTGTGCGGCGCCGGCGCCCTCGAGCTGGTGCCCGCGCTCCGCCAGATCGGTGACTGGCTGCGCGCGAACCCCACGGAGGTCGTCACCCTGATCCTGCAGGACGGCATCGGCTCCGTGGCGAGCCAGAGCGCCTTCCTGGAGGCCGGACTGACCGATCTGCTGTACGAGCCGGACCCGGACCCGGGCCGCCCGTGGCCGAAGCTCAAGGACATGATCGACGACGGCCGGCGCCTGGTCGTCTTCGCGGAGAAGGCCGACGGGCCCGCCCCGTGGTACCGGAACCTCTACCGGTACGGCATGGAGACCCCGTTCGCGTTCCGCAGCCCGGACGAGATGTCCTGCCTGCCGAACCGGGGCGGCACGGACAAGCGGCTGTTCCTGCTCAACCACTTCGTCACGGCCGGCGGCGGACTGCGGCTGGACGCCGGGCTCGTCAACTCCCGGCAGCGGGTGCTGGAGCGGGCCCACACCTGCGAGCGACAGCGCGGCAGCCCGGTCAACTTCATCGCGGTGGACTACGCCACGATCGGCGACGCGCTCGGCGCGGTCCGCGAACTCAACGCCGAACGACTCGAGGACGATTCCCGCTTCCCCGCCGGACGATCACCGGATAGGCTCCGCGACGCGCGAGGAACGCGCACGTCAGACGGGGGGTAG
- a CDS encoding SRPBCC domain-containing protein: protein MHSTRVSCRVNAPRSAVYRALLDADAVAAWRAPDDMTARVHAFDASEGGAFRVSLTYEEPTRAGKSGARTDTYHGYFARLVPDEQVVEVVEFESADPAFQGAMTMTTTLTEADGVTEVVVDHDGLPDAVPAADNETGTRMALAKLAALVEAGGRPE from the coding sequence ATGCACTCGACCCGGGTCTCCTGTCGTGTGAACGCCCCGCGCTCCGCCGTGTACCGCGCGCTGCTGGACGCGGACGCCGTCGCGGCGTGGCGGGCCCCGGACGACATGACGGCGCGGGTGCACGCGTTCGACGCCAGTGAGGGCGGTGCCTTCCGCGTCTCGCTCACCTATGAGGAGCCGACGCGGGCCGGGAAGTCCGGTGCGCGCACCGACACCTACCACGGGTACTTCGCGCGGCTCGTCCCGGACGAACAGGTCGTGGAGGTCGTCGAGTTCGAGTCGGCCGACCCCGCCTTCCAAGGGGCCATGACGATGACCACCACGCTCACCGAAGCGGACGGTGTCACGGAGGTGGTCGTGGACCACGACGGCCTCCCCGATGCCGTGCCCGCCGCGGACAACGAGACGGGCACGCGCATGGCCCTGGCCAAACTGGCCGCACTGGTGGAGGCCGGCGGGCGTCCGGAGTGA
- a CDS encoding AMIN-like domain-containing (lipo)protein, producing MRRSRAAWVAVVLAGTALGTATAAADAAPVADARSAAHTTACPTGWDSRDKARVAGTTTPVKDVRTGRHACFDRLVVDVPGASADRLGHFVRYADRLHQDGSGRPIAVGGGAVLEVRVAAPGYRPETGAATYPGRAGRPLPGVDLTGYRTFRDTRFAGSFEGETQIGLGVRARLPFRVLALDGRVVVDVAHSWSGTR from the coding sequence ATGCGACGAAGCAGAGCGGCATGGGTGGCGGTGGTGCTCGCGGGCACCGCCTTGGGGACGGCCACGGCCGCGGCCGACGCGGCCCCGGTCGCCGACGCGCGGAGCGCCGCGCACACCACGGCCTGCCCCACCGGCTGGGACAGCCGCGACAAGGCCCGCGTCGCGGGCACGACGACGCCGGTGAAGGACGTGAGGACCGGGCGTCACGCGTGCTTCGACCGGCTGGTCGTCGACGTGCCCGGGGCGAGCGCCGACCGCCTCGGCCACTTCGTCCGGTACGCGGACCGGCTGCACCAGGACGGCTCCGGCCGCCCGATCGCGGTGGGCGGCGGGGCCGTCCTGGAGGTCCGGGTCGCCGCGCCCGGATACCGCCCCGAGACCGGCGCCGCCACGTATCCGGGCCGGGCCGGCCGACCCCTGCCGGGTGTCGACCTCACCGGATACCGCACCTTCAGGGACACCCGGTTCGCCGGCAGCTTCGAGGGCGAGACACAGATCGGGCTCGGGGTCCGCGCCCGGCTGCCCTTCCGGGTGCTGGCACTGGACGGCCGCGTCGTGGTGGACGTCGCCCACTCCTGGAGCGGCACCCGCTGA